Genomic segment of Candidatus Planktophila sp.:
TTTCCTGGCGACTCGCTCCTATTTATCGCCGGAATTGCGGCGTCGGGTTCGGGGGCGGCAATCTTGGGAAATGCGCAACTATCTGCGGTTGCACTTTTTGTTGGCGCTCCCTTTGCGGCAACCGTTGGCGGCCTAGTAGGTTATTTCTTTGGTGAAAAATACGGTCGTAAATTTTTTGATCGCCCAGACGGCCGATTCTTTAATCACCAAAAAGTTATTACTACTGAAAAATGGATTCGCAAGTACGGGATAGGTAAAGCGCTTATCTTCGCTCGATTTGTTCCATTTGTCCGGACATTAATTAATCCAATGTGTGGCGTTATTGGTGTTGCTAAGAGAAAATTCTTTTTATATAATGCGCTCGGTGCGGTGATTTGGACACAGGGAGTCATTGGCCTTGGTTTCGTGCTTGGAGAAAAACTCGAAGGTTCGGTAGATGCTTATTTATTGCCAGTCATCGGCTTAATTATATTTTTAAGTTTAATTCCGGTATTTATTGAAATATTTCGTGAGTGGCAGACACGCAAACATCACAAGTAATGTATTAAAGACCCAAATCCTCTAACTGAAAAGCTGCGCGGTATTCGTATCCCGCTGCTTTAATCTTTGGTGCCGCGCCGCGTTCGACAATTACTGCGACACCAACAACGATTGCACCGGCTTCAAGGAGGGCATCGACCGCCATTAAAACTGATCCACCGGTTGTTGATGTATCTTCCACGGCCAATACGCGCTTTCCCTTTACATCAGGACCTTCAATTCGACGTTGTAAGCCATGGGCCTTCTCCGCTTTACGAACAACAAAAGCGTCAATCCTCTTTCCTTGCTGGGCAGCAACATGCATCATCGCCGTTGCAACGGGATCGGCTCCAAGTGTTAATCCTCCGACGGCCTCGTAATTCAAATCCTTTGTGAGCTCTAACATCACCTCGCCAACTAAGGGTGCGGCTTCGTGATCAAGGGTGACGCGGCGAAGATCTACGTAGTAGTCAGCCTCTTTACCTGAGGAGAGGATGACTTTGCCATGCACCACGGCTTTTTTTACAATCTGATCTCTTAACGCCTCGCGTGAACTCATGCGGGCGAGCCTACTATCTCGTAGCAAAACCTTGTGAGTTCTTTGTGGGTTCATCTACATCAAGTTAAAACGTAATGTTTTGCCCCTAAAGTCACCCCATGGATGCACGGCGTCTTGAGACATCGCGATTATTTGACCGCTTTGGTTTTGGTCCCCGTCCGGGCGAATATGCGCAGGCGTTAAAAGATGGTGTAGCGACTGTACGGGTTCGATTAACAACTATTCCAGACACCACAACCAATCTCTTACCCGTGATTGAACCCGAAATTATTGATCTAGGAAGGTATCCGGCAGCAAACTCCCCAGAGGTTGTTCCATTTGCAATCGCGATGCGAAGTCAGGCTCAAGCGATGAGTTTATGGTGGTTGGATTTAATGGCATTGAATGAACATGGCCTGCTTGAGCGCATGGTCTGGTTTTGGCATGGACATTGGGCGACTTCCATTGAAAAATTGAATTTTCCCTTACCGATGTTCAAACAAAATAAAGTCTTTCGAACACATGCACTTGGCGATTTTAATGCGATGGTTAAGGCGATGCTCAATGATGGTGCATTACAGTTTTGGTTAGACGGTCAGGACAACACCGTTAAAGCCCCTAATGAAAACTTAGGCCGCGAACTTATGGAGCTATTTGTTCTCGGAGTAAATCGATATACCGAAGATGATGTCAAAGCGATATCGCGTGTGCTCACTGGATATCAAGTTGTACGCAGTAATGGAACTGTAACAATTAATCAAAATCGCCGGGATACAAATCCCGTAACTTTGTTAGGTAAAACTGGTGTATTTACCGGCGACACACTTAGTGATTTCCTAGTAGCTCGAGATGATTGTGCAATATTTATTTCAGAGCGGTTGTGGTATCGATTTATTTCTAGCACCGAAGTTATGCCAGCAGACTTCTCAGCAAAAGAAGCATTCGCGGGGCGAAATATCACGGCCGCCGTTCAGGCAATGGCGGCAGATTCTGCAATGCGAGATCCTAAAAATTCGCTGGTTAAATCTCCCGTTGAATGGTTTATCTCTGCTTGTCGTGCACTCGAATTAACTCCATCTCAACTACAAACGCCCGCTCAATTAAATGGTTTTTTAGATAAATTAGGTCAAGTTCCATTTAAACCACCAAACGTGGGTGGTTGGCCAGCGGGTGAGGCTTGGTTATCCTCGGCCACTTCTCAATATCGATTGGCATTTGCCTCCTGGCTTGTCAAACAGAGTGGTTTAACCGCACTTACTGCGATTCCTCGGGAGTTAAGAGTTCGAGGAAGTGCCGACTGGTTAGGTGTACCTGAATGGAGCTCTCGAACTCAATCTGCTCTACGGAGCGCACTCGATGATCCAGTTCAGTTTGCCCTCCTGGCTTTATGCAGTCCTGAATACATAGTGAGTGCTTAGGAGCAGTGATGGATACGATTTCGCGACGCAGGTTTCTAAAATTAACTACTGGCGCAGTTGCAGTGGGAGTCACCGCGAATTTTTTAACCTTTGATGAAATCGCTGAGGCGGCAATTGACCGCCCTCTCGCAGCCGGTACACCAATTGTCGTCGTTGTAACTTTGTACGGTGGAAACGATGGTCTAAATACTGTTATTCCTTATAAAGATCCAATCTATTTTTCTTCGAGACCAGATATTTCTTATCAGGCAGAAACAATGTTGCCACTTGATTCCGAACTAGCTCTAAATCCGTCAATGACAGGAATAAAAAACCTGTGGGATCAAAATAAGGTAGCTATTGTTCGCGGAGTTGGCTATCCAAAATCTGATCGCTCACATTTTTCATCTATGGCAAAGTGGCAGACTGCATCTCCCGGCAAGGCGGTTAATAGTGGCTGGTTAGGCCGTTGGTTAGATTCTCAACCCGAAGATCCAATGCTCGCAATCTCTTTAGGATCTGTGCTGCCGCCAATGCTTTCCGGAACAAAGATTTCCGGATCAGCGCTACCGTTGGGTGGATTAGTAATACCAAAGGGTGCTTTTGCCTCTCAATGTATTAAACTTTCAAAACCTGCACCAACTGATTCAAAGTTAATGGCAGCGGCGGCAACCTCAATGCGAAATCTCTTTTCGGTTTCAACGGCAATACAACCGATATTAAAAGCACCGGCGCCAGTCGCAGTTGACTTGCCAACGGTAAATGGTGGTAATGCAGGTGGAGGAAGTGATCTGTCACAACAGTTAGATGTGGTTGCGAAATTAATTGCTGCAGGATCGCCAACTAAAGTTTGGTCAGTCTCATTGGGAGGTTTCGATACACATGCTAATGAGGCCAACGCTCAGGCCGCACTGCTCGGTGTGGTCTCTTCATCTCTAACTCGATTTATGAGTCAGCTCAAATCAACTTCACGATTAAATGACGTCACGGTAATGGTCTACAGCGAGTTTGGTCGCAGAGTAAAGGGCAATGCATCCCAAGGAACCGATCACGGGACATCTGGGCCAATGTTCCTAATAGGTGAAAAGGTTAAGGGCGGTTTTTATGGTGACCAGCCAGCATTATCGAAGCTTGTCGATGGAGATTTGGCAGTGACGACGGATTTCAGAGATGTATATGCCACGATTCTAGAATCGGTTTTGAAAACACCCGCCGAACAAATTCTTGGTAAATGGTCAGGCAGGACCGCTTTTTCAACTGCTTGAGGGTTTATTGATCTTTATCCACATATAAAGTATAAAACTCTCTTGATTCTTTGTGTGGCTCATAATATAATGGTATGAATCTAAACTTCACCCAATCGGCACGCAAGCATCGAATAGGTAAGGCCAGAGCGGTCTTTGTTATCGAGACAATGCAACCGATTCGAGTCCATGGAGATTCAGGTGATCCTGATCGACTGATTTGGATTGGCCCTGATAATCGAGGTTTGATTTTGGAGATCGAAGCTCTTGTTTTGTCAGATTGCATTCTAGTTATACACGTGATGCCGCATCGATTTAGAAGGGGTAAATGAGATGGTTGCCAAAGCTAAACCTAATATAAAGTCGTCGGCGAGGTCTCGCTACGTTGATTTAGAGCATGAAATAATTCTTGATAGAAATGGAAAGCGCGTAACAAGCGCGTATGTAGAGAGAATACTAAAAAAGGATCTCGGCGTGATTATTGGTCGGCCCTCTTTGACCGGTCCAAAAATACACTCTCCTGAAATTAAGGCAAGAGTTCCAAAGAAACTTAAAGTTGCACTTGAAAGAGAAGCTAAGCGCCGCGGGGAAACTGCATCCTCGATTATCAGAGAGGCATTGGAAAAATACTTAAAATCTGCTTAGTTTTCGTCTTTGTAAAGGATTACTTCGGTGCGATTTCGACGCATTAAGCCTTTAGGTGGATTCGCATCTATTAAAGCATCGACTTCAATACGCAACTGCGCAACTTCAATCGCCATATTGGCCATCGCAGACTCCAAATCAATAATTCTCTTTATCCCTGCGTGATTAATGCCTTCGCCAACTAATCTTTGTACCGCACGAAGTAATGCAATATCACGCAGTGAATATCGACGGTTGCGACCCTCGGTGCGATTTGGAGAAACTAAACCTAATCGATCATATTGGCGCAGAGTTTGAGGATGTAGACCAGAGATTTCTGCGGCGACAGATATCACATAAACGGCGGCGTCATCGTCTAGCGAATTATTTTTAGTATTCTCGCTCATACTTTTGCCTTAGCGATTAAATCGGCGCGTACATTTTGATGCGCCGTCTCTTGAGCAAATACTTTTAGCGCTTCTAGCGCTTTGCCATCAACGCGTTGTGGAACCTGAACATCAACGCACACGAGAAGATCTCCTGTCGTTGAGCCTTTGGTTATTCCGCGACCTTTAACTCTAAGGGTGCGACCATTAGATGTTCCTGGTGCAATACGAACAGTGACATCGTCACCACTCATCGTCGGCACTTTTATATCAGCGCCAAGTGCGGCTTCGGCAAAAGTGACCGGTAAAGTCAGAGTTAAGTTTTCGCCTTTTCGTGCAAATATTGCATGAGGTTTTACGTGCAAGAGAATAAATAAGTCACCCGGACCAGCTTCGCCCTCAGCTCCTTTGCCTTTGACTCGAATCTTGGCGCCATCGTTAACTCCCGCCGGCACACGTGCCGTGATGTTTTGTGTCGCTCCGCGATCGGTTGCTAAGCGCAGATCCAACGTTGTGCCAAAAATCGATTCACGAAATGTAATCGTCGCTTCGGTCTGTAAATCCTGACCCTTACGTGGACCGCGGCGACCACCGCCGAACAAATTAGCGAAGATATCCTGTGGATTTCCGCCGCCGAAGATATCGTTGAAATCTCCACCTTGCTGGCCTTGTCCCCCGCCCATCGGCGCGCGGAATCCGCCGCGCTCATAGAGCGAGCGCGCTTCGTCATATTCGGCCCGTTTTTTAGCATCTGACAAGATCTCATAGGCCTCAGATATGCCCTTGAACTTCTCTTCCTTTACGGCGTCGCCCTTGTTTTTATCGGGGTGAAGCTCTCGCGCTAGCGAGCGATATTTTTTCTTGATTTCATCGGCGCCAGCTTTCTTATCTACTCCGAGAACCTTATAAAAGTCCTTTTCATATAGGTCTTTGGCGGCCATGAATAATTACTCTCCGGTTGGATCGGTTACAGAGACACGGGCGGGGCGCAGAATTCGCTC
This window contains:
- a CDS encoding DedA family protein — translated: MNLFDAHSIVADLGLAGVLAIIFAETGLLVGLAFPGDSLLFIAGIAASGSGAAILGNAQLSAVALFVGAPFAATVGGLVGYFFGEKYGRKFFDRPDGRFFNHQKVITTEKWIRKYGIGKALIFARFVPFVRTLINPMCGVIGVAKRKFFLYNALGAVIWTQGVIGLGFVLGEKLEGSVDAYLLPVIGLIIFLSLIPVFIEIFREWQTRKHHK
- the pyrE gene encoding orotate phosphoribosyltransferase, with product MSSREALRDQIVKKAVVHGKVILSSGKEADYYVDLRRVTLDHEAAPLVGEVMLELTKDLNYEAVGGLTLGADPVATAMMHVAAQQGKRIDAFVVRKAEKAHGLQRRIEGPDVKGKRVLAVEDTSTTGGSVLMAVDALLEAGAIVVGVAVIVERGAAPKIKAAGYEYRAAFQLEDLGL
- a CDS encoding DUF1800 family protein, producing the protein MDARRLETSRLFDRFGFGPRPGEYAQALKDGVATVRVRLTTIPDTTTNLLPVIEPEIIDLGRYPAANSPEVVPFAIAMRSQAQAMSLWWLDLMALNEHGLLERMVWFWHGHWATSIEKLNFPLPMFKQNKVFRTHALGDFNAMVKAMLNDGALQFWLDGQDNTVKAPNENLGRELMELFVLGVNRYTEDDVKAISRVLTGYQVVRSNGTVTINQNRRDTNPVTLLGKTGVFTGDTLSDFLVARDDCAIFISERLWYRFISSTEVMPADFSAKEAFAGRNITAAVQAMAADSAMRDPKNSLVKSPVEWFISACRALELTPSQLQTPAQLNGFLDKLGQVPFKPPNVGGWPAGEAWLSSATSQYRLAFASWLVKQSGLTALTAIPRELRVRGSADWLGVPEWSSRTQSALRSALDDPVQFALLALCSPEYIVSA
- a CDS encoding DUF1501 domain-containing protein, giving the protein MDTISRRRFLKLTTGAVAVGVTANFLTFDEIAEAAIDRPLAAGTPIVVVVTLYGGNDGLNTVIPYKDPIYFSSRPDISYQAETMLPLDSELALNPSMTGIKNLWDQNKVAIVRGVGYPKSDRSHFSSMAKWQTASPGKAVNSGWLGRWLDSQPEDPMLAISLGSVLPPMLSGTKISGSALPLGGLVIPKGAFASQCIKLSKPAPTDSKLMAAAATSMRNLFSVSTAIQPILKAPAPVAVDLPTVNGGNAGGGSDLSQQLDVVAKLIAAGSPTKVWSVSLGGFDTHANEANAQAALLGVVSSSLTRFMSQLKSTSRLNDVTVMVYSEFGRRVKGNASQGTDHGTSGPMFLIGEKVKGGFYGDQPALSKLVDGDLAVTTDFRDVYATILESVLKTPAEQILGKWSGRTAFSTA
- a CDS encoding ribbon-helix-helix protein, CopG family yields the protein MVAKAKPNIKSSARSRYVDLEHEIILDRNGKRVTSAYVERILKKDLGVIIGRPSLTGPKIHSPEIKARVPKKLKVALEREAKRRGETASSIIREALEKYLKSA
- a CDS encoding helix-turn-helix transcriptional regulator, coding for MSENTKNNSLDDDAAVYVISVAAEISGLHPQTLRQYDRLGLVSPNRTEGRNRRYSLRDIALLRAVQRLVGEGINHAGIKRIIDLESAMANMAIEVAQLRIEVDALIDANPPKGLMRRNRTEVILYKDEN
- a CDS encoding DnaJ C-terminal domain-containing protein; the encoded protein is MAAKDLYEKDFYKVLGVDKKAGADEIKKKYRSLARELHPDKNKGDAVKEEKFKGISEAYEILSDAKKRAEYDEARSLYERGGFRAPMGGGQGQQGGDFNDIFGGGNPQDIFANLFGGGRRGPRKGQDLQTEATITFRESIFGTTLDLRLATDRGATQNITARVPAGVNDGAKIRVKGKGAEGEAGPGDLFILLHVKPHAIFARKGENLTLTLPVTFAEAALGADIKVPTMSGDDVTVRIAPGTSNGRTLRVKGRGITKGSTTGDLLVCVDVQVPQRVDGKALEALKVFAQETAHQNVRADLIAKAKV